TGTTGTACGTCCGGCCGCAGTCATCGCAGGTGTTCGTGTTACCCATGGGTACTATTCACAGGTAATGGTTGTAAAGACGGTCCATGATATATCAGCGACGGCGAGTGCTAAAGCAACATTCACACGAATATTTATCCGGTCTCGGATGACTGAGTATTAGGCCGGCCGAAAAACCACAACGGTTTTATCTAGTTAGGCGGGCCAAAAAGTATGGACCAGACGGACATCGTGTCGCGACGGACACTACTGGGAACGGGAGCGGCGACGGCCGCCGGGCTGCTCGCCGGCTGTAGCGGACGATCCAGCGGTGGGACACAGACGGACGAGTCGGCGACCGACGCAGCGGAACCGACGGCGACCGCTACGCCCGAACAGCACTCGGTGACGATGGCGCCGGTCGGAACCGTCGAGTTCGACGAGGTTCCGGAGCGCTGGGTGCCGTTCACGGGCGATTACGCCGACATGGGAGTCGCGCTCGGGCAGGCAGACGGGCTGGCAGGTATCGGGGTGCCGGCTCGCTACGGCTCACATCTCTACGAGGAACTGCCGGGTGTGTCGGTCGACACCGACGCCATGACCGCCCTCTACAGCGAGGGGACCGACAAGGAGACGTTCTACAGCATCGACGCCGACGTGCACGTCATCGACCCGAACTTCGCCATCAATCGGCTCGGCTGGAGTCAGGGCGACGTGGACGAACTCGCGGACAACGTCGGCCCGTTCGTCGGCAACACCGGCTTCACGCACGTCTACGACTGGCACGACGACTACCGCTACTACTCCATGTACGAGACGCTGGAGGTGCTGGCGGAGCTGTTCGACGAGCGCGCTCGCTACGAGGCCTTCGCCGCCTACCACGACGAGATACTCGCCGACGTGGAGTCCCGGCTCCCCGAAGCGCGCCCAGATATCGCCCTGTTGTATCCAGCGGGCGTCCCGCCGGAGGGCTTCTACCCGTATCTGGTCGGCGAGGGGACCACCTCGAAGCAGTGGCGCGACCTCGGCGTGGGCGACGCGCTCGCGGCCGACGGGATTACCGACGCACAGGCCGGCGGGGGCACCATCGACTTCGAGACGCTGCTTGATATCGACCCCGACGCGCTCGCGATTCGGCTCCAGGGTGAGGTCTCCGAGACGTACTTCGACGAGGAGATTCGCACTCCCCTCGAAGAGCACGACGTGGCGAGTGACCTCACGGCCGTCCAGAACGACCGCGTCATCTACGCCGGACTCACCTACCAGGGACCGATTATCCACCTGTTCCAACTCGAAGCCGCGGCACAGGGGCTGTACCCCGAGGAGTTCGGCGGCGAACAGCTGTTCGACCGCGAGCGCGTCGCCGACATCGTGACGGGAGAGTTCGATGGCTGAGGCCGACCACGACGTCGTCGTTGTCGGCGGCGGTCCGTCGGGGACCGGCGCGGCGGTGTTCACGGCGCGGTACGGGCTCGACACCGTGGTCTACGACCGCGGGAACGCCGCGCTCGCGCGGGCCGCCTACGTCGAGAACTACCCCGGCTTTCCCGAGGGTATCGACCCGGCGACGCTCACGCAGCTGTTCCATGACCACCTCGACGTGGCGGGCGCGAGGCGGATTCCCGACCTCGTCGAATCCGTCAAGCGCGTGGACGGCGAGCGCGAGGGCGACCCCGCCCGGTTCCGTGTCACCCCGGCCGACGGCGAGGCGGTGACGGCGCGGTACGTCGTCGCCGCGGCGTGGTACGACGGCTCGTATCTCCGGCCGCTGGACGCGTCGATGTTCGAAACCGAGACGCACCACGGCGAGGAACGCGAGCAGTTGGACCGCGATGTCGCCGACGACGACGGGACGACGCACATTCCGGGACTGTACATCGCCGCCCCGACGGACGGTCGGAACGCGCAGGCCATCGTCGCGGCCGGCCACGGCGCGCACGTCGCGCGGACGCTCATCGCCGCGGAGCGCGAGGCGGAGGGGTTGTCGGGCGGACTCGTTCCCGAGTACGACTGGGTGCGGCCCGGCAGCACCTTCTCGGGCGAGTGGGCGGACCGCGACCGCTGGCGAGAGTGGGTCGCGAACGAGCGCGGCGAGGACGACCTGAGCGAGGAGCGGGCCGTCGAGCTCCGCGAGCGATACATCGACCGCGCGTTCGCGTCGAGTCTCACCGACGAAGCGGTCGAGAGCCGCAAGCGAGCGGGAGTCGCCGCACTGGTCGACCGGCTCGACACGGACGCCGTGCTCGATGCCGTCGACGACGACGCGATCGCGGCGTATCTCGCAGAGGACGCGACCGCCGACGACTGAGTGTGCGGTAACGACCCACGCTACGCTTTTTGACCCGACGCACGTGGATTGTGTATGACAGATGTAGTTGTCATCGGCGGCGGCCCCGCCGGTCTGAGCGCGGCACTGTTTACGGCCAAGAACGGTCTGGAGACGACGGTCTTCGACACGGACGGCACGTGGATGCACAAGGCGCATCTGTTCAACTATCCGGGCATCGGCTCCGTCGACGGCTCGAACCTGCTCGACACGATGCGCGAGCAGGTGGACGACTTCGGCGTCGACCGAAAGCAGGGCGTCGAGGTGACCGATGTGGCCGCGACCGACGGCGGCTTCGCGGTTACGGCCGACGAGGAGAGCTACGACGCCGACTACGTCGTGCTCGCGACGGGCGCGAACCGCGATCTCGCCGAAGGGCTCGACTGTGCGTTCACCGACGAGGACATCGTCGACGTGGACGTGACGATGGAGACCTCGGTCGAGGACGCCTACGCGACGGGCGGGATGGTCCGCGCCGAGGAGTGGCAGGCCGTCATCTCCGCGGGCGACGGTGCCGCCGCCGCGCTCAACATCCTCACGAAGGAGAAGGGCGAACACTACCACGACTTCGACGTGCCGTCGGACGCCGAAGCGGTGTTCGGCTCGATGGTCGACGAGGAGTGACCAGCCGCCGTTTCCGTATTTTTCAGACGTCGAGTGGCGACGCCGTCGCCCAGTAGCGCTCGAAGGTGTCGTGTGCCCACCCGAGCACGCGCCCGTCCTCGCTTTCGACCAGCGCGCGCAACACCTCGCCGTCGTCGCGCAACAGGAAGTAGACGGTGTCGTCGGCGACGCCCATCGCGAAGGAGACCGGCTGGTCGGCCACCCTGATGCTCACGGAGTCGCTGTCGGCGACGGCGCGAAACTTCGCCCACAGCGCCGGGGCGTCTCGCAAGGGTTCGATCGTCGCGTCGGTCACGACGGCCTCGAACTGCTGGGTCCCCTCGACGGTCGCCGCGTGGAGCCGTTCGACCATGTCGCGGTTGAGTGCGTACGAGAGGATGCGGTGTTGGCGGGCGTCGGCGGTGAGTTCGAGCGCGCGCTTCAGCGGGCCGCTCGGGTCGGTCGTCGTCGGGCGCGTAATCGTCGCGTCGTGGAGCGCGGTCAGGTCGATATCGAGGTCGTCGGTCGGGAGCCACGGCGCAACGTCCCGCAGGTGTTGTTCCGTCTCCACGACGGTGAGGAGGTCGGCGAAGCCGTCGGCGAGGAGCCCGCCCAGCGGCGTCGCGACGTACCCCTCGTCGGTCCGGCGAATCCAGTCGTGCTCCTCGAAATCGCGGATGATGCGGGTGAGCGTCGGCTGTGAGGCCCCCGTCGCCTCCCGGAGGTCGCGCCGGGAGTGTGGCGCGTCGGCGACGGCGCGCAACACCGCCACGCGATTCGGCGAGCGCGCGAGGAACTCGATTGCTTCGAGCGGCTCCGTCATACCGTGGCCTGTGGTTCCATGCGGCATAGGTGATGCGGTCGAGTTTCACGGCGTGAAACACCGACGCGGGGTGTACGCTCCCGCGGCGGTGAAACCCCGTTCCCGTATGAATCGGTTTCCGGACACCCCTATACCGTATCCGACCCTCCACGGTAGTATGAGCGTCTTTCCGCAGTCGTCCGCCGATTCGCCACAGAAGTCGGTGTCGGGACCGTCCGCACCGGGTGTGTTCGACCGTATCGTCCTCGCCGTCGACGAGGACACGGACGAGACCGTCGCCGAGACCGCCGTCGCACTCGCCGCGGCCCACGACGCGACCCTCGACGTGCTCTCGGTCGTCCGCATGTGGTCGACGGTGGACAACTGGGACGCGGCCGTCGAGCGTCGCGAGGCAAGCGCGGAGCGCGCACTCGATGTCGCCGGCGAGATTGCCGCCGGGTCGGGCGTCGAGGTGCGAAAGCGACTCCGCTACGGCACGCCCGCCGAGGAAATCGGGCTGTACGCCGAGGGGAACGAGGCCGACATCGTCGTCGCCGGCGAGCCGTCGCGCGGTCGCCTCGGCCGACTCTTCTCGGGTCGCGCGACGATGGGCGACGTGCGCCGCGCCGTCTCGATGCCCGTGATGACGGTCCCGAGCGTCTGAACTACCCGACGACCGGTCGAGAAATTATCCACAGCGACAACACGGTGTAGCCGACCATCAACACGACCAGTGGGAAGTGACCGCGGCGGGCGGTTGTCGGCGACGGATACCGATGTATTGCGACCCGGTGTGCGGCGACGACAGCGACGACGTGTCCAGCGACGACGAGCACGACCTGTGAACCCCAAAACATCGGAAGCGACAGCCATCCGAGCGGCGAGACCGCGACGCCGGCAGTGAGTTCGAGCAGGCGCGCGAGGTTCTCGACGACGTACGGGTAGTTGTGCGCCACGTCGTACGCCGCGGCGATTGGGAGGACAGTCGGCGCGAACGCCAGTGGTGCCCCCTGATTGGTGTCGAGTCCGCCACTGCCGAGCGCGGCGAGTGTATCACCGGCCCGCGCGGCGAGTTCGAAGAGTAAAACGAAGCCGACGAGTCCGAGCACGTACAGCAAAATTCCCGTCGATGGACCGAACCCAAGCAGGTCACGGGCATCGAACAGGAGCGTCTGATACGTACGGGTGTTCGTGAAGCCGTCGAAGCTGACGGTGTACACCGCCGCGACGACGAAGGCGACGAGCGAGTCGTGAGCGAACGGGCGCGTGCTCCCTCGCCACGGCGGACGGAGTGAGACGGCGAGCGACCCCGACTCGGTGCGTGTAGTCGAAACCGGTGCAACCCGACCGAGCAGACGGTAAAACACGCCGAGCGGGTCGGCACGGTCGAACCACTCCGACCCGAACAGGACGCCGCCAGCGACCATCGCGAGCGCGTACAGCGCAATAGTGACGCTCGTGAGCGCCGGCGAGCGCGGAATAATCGTCGCGTTCTCGACGAGGCCGACCAGCAGGAGAAAGCCGGCGACGGCGGGCCACGAGCCGAGCCGCTCGGGGTAGGCTCGCGCGGCGAGTTCGCGCCCCTCCAGTCGACACAGCCCATCGTAGAGCGCGCGCCACGGCGAGAGCACCCGCCAGGGTGACCCGACGAGGACAGCGACCAAGCCGATGCCGCGGAACCACACCGGCCACGTGAACACGGTGGCGAGATTCTCCGCAGCGACCTGTCGACCGGTGTAGCCCGCCACGAGCGCCCCCGCAACGGCGAGTCCGAAGCCGAGCCGTGCGACTCCAGCGAGGAGTCCGACCGCGTACGCGTCGACTGTGGCGACGGTCCAGCCGTCGCCGTCGCTCGGGTCGTCGCCGACAACCGCGAGCCACAGCGCCGTCAGCGCGACCGTGCCGGCCGCACCGACGAACAGCAACGAGAGGGGGATCGGCGCGTCGAAGCGAGACCCGCCAATCTCGTGGGCGCTGGCGACGCCGACGGACAGCGGTGCGAGCACGGCGGCCGCGGCGAGCACCGACAGCCGCCGACGGCGTACCATGTTCCGGCGGTAGGCGACGGCCGCGAATAACACTCGTGGTTCGACCGTCGAAACGGAGAGCAGAGGGGTCTTTGTCCACGGTCACCTATCCGAGCTATGCGACGTCGAACGACGGCGGCGGTGGTTACCATCTGTGCTATGCTGGGAGCCCTCGCACTGTTCGGCCTGGTCGCCGGACCGAGCGGACAGCTCACGAGCGAGTGGGTGAGCGATACGCCGCGAGAAAACTCCGTGAACCACCACGCCGTCGGAGTCGGTCCGGATAGCGACGTGGTGCTCGCGCCCGTCGCCGAGGTGCCACGCGACGAGGTGACGATGACGCGCACCTCCTGTTCGCTGGTCCGGCTCGCACCGGACGACGGCACGACGTCGTGGCAAACAGAGATGCCTCCCGAGGACTGCGTGACACACGCGCTGACGGAGCCGGCTATCGGTGATATCGACCGCGACGGAGCGATGGAGGCACTCATCGCCACGACGGAGAACGCGCTCATCGCTTACGAAACAGACAGCGGGAGCGAGCAGTGGCGCGTCCCGCTAGACACCTTCGGCTACGGGCGACCGACGATTGCCGACCTGTCGCTCGGTCCCGGCCCCGAGGTTGTCGCCAGCGACATCGGCGGGGATGTCGTCGCAGTCCACGGGAACGGCACGGTGGCGTGGCGGCAGTCGCTGAACGAGACGGGCTGGGAGCGAACGACGGTCTGGCAGTCGCCGACCGTCGCAGATTACGACGCCGACGGCGATAGCGAGATACTGCTCGGCAGCAACAGCGGACCGGTGCTGTTGTCGGCAACCGGTGCTATCGAGTGGCAGCGCGAGGGTGGGGCGACCTACACCGCGACTGCACAGACCGACGACGACCCCGCGATGGAGCTGTTTACCGCCGACACCGACGGCGTCCGCGCGTACGACGGGCGGACGGGAGCGCTCGACTGGGAGCGCGAGTTCACCGACGCGCGCATCCGAACGGCGACGGATGGTGACGGCGACGGGCGCGTCGAGCTGTACGTGGGCCGGCTCGGCGGCGAGGTGGTCGCGCTCGACGCCCAAACGGGTGAGACAGAGTGGACGACCGCACTGACTGACGCCGACGACACGATTGTTCCGCCACCGGTGCTCGGTGACGTGGACGGTGACGGCGACCACGAAGTGGTCACAGCGCTGAACGATGGCACTGTCGCAGTGCTCGGACCCGAGACGGGCACACAGTTGGCGCTGTATGAACGACCGGTCCCGCTGTGGACCTTCCCAACGGTGGCTGATCTCGATGACGACGGCGCGGCGGAGGTTCTCGCCCGGTACGGCGACGGACGCGTGGTCGCGCTGTCGTATGAGTCACGCGAGGGGCCGTTTGGCCTGTAGCAAGGGCAAGCTCATTAGTTGCTCCCGGGCGAACGGCCGGGCGAATGAACGCGACAGAAATCGGGATACGACTGGCTGCCGGTGTCGGACTAATCTTACTGAACGGTTTTTTCGTCGCTATCGAGTTTGCGCTGACGCGCGCCAGACAGTTCGATAGAGACGAGTTCGTCGACGGGAGCGCCGCCCTCGAACGCGCCTGGGAGATGACACAGGAGCTGGAGCTGTATCTCACCACCTGTCAGGTCGGGATTACCGCCTCCTCGATTGCAGTCGGTATCGTCGCCGAACCGGCGCTGGCCGCCCTCTTCGAGCCGCTGTTCGCCGGGAGCAGACTCGCGACCATCGGCGCGGGCGCGCTCATCGGCTACTTCATCATCAACCTCGTCCACCTGACCCACGGCGAGCAGACGCCGACGTATCTCGGCGTCGAGCGGTCGCGGTTCGTCTGCCGGTGGGGTGCACGGCCGCTCCACTGGTTTTACGTCCTCATCTCGCCGATTATCACGCTCGGCGACGCCGTCGCGAAGTGGACGCTGAGACTGTTCGGCATCGAGATGACCGGCGCGTGGCTCGAAACCGAAGAGGACGCACTGGAGTCGCGTGCCCAACTTCGAACCCGGCTCAGCGACCTGCTGGAGGAGGGTGAACTCACGCGCGAGCGCCGCGAGGAGGTGCTCGGCGCACTCGACGCCGACGAGCGACCGATTTCCGACATCGTCGTCGACCGGGAAGACATCGTCGCGCTCTCGACGACGGCCTCGCCCGCGGAGAACTTCGAGCGCATCCGCGATACGCCACACACCCGCTTCCCACTCGTCGACGGCGACCTCGACTCCTTCGAAGGCGTCGTCTACGCGCCCTCGATTATCGACAACTACGAATCGCTGAAAGACGGGAGCGTCGCCTTCGCCGACATCGCGGCCCCGTCGATGACCCTGCCCGCGAGCACGACCATCAGCGACGCGTTCGACCAGTTCCAGGCCGAACAGCAGGAGCTCGCGCTCGTCGTCTATGACGGCGAGGTGGTCGGCCTGCTCACCGCGACGGACGCGCTGGAGGCCATCATGGGCGACATCGAGGACCCGCTCGACCCCGACTCGTCGAGTCAGTAGCCGGGGTCCATCCGCATCGTCTCGAAGCCGTCGGTGAGTTCCTCCCACCTGGATTCGATTTCTTCGGGCGTCCAGCGACCCTCCGCGTCGATATCCTTCGAGAGAGTCCGCTCGCGTTCCGGATCCGAGACGATGGAGAGGTTTCCGCCCGCGATGGCGAGCGTGACGCCGTTCACGTCCGTGGCGGCCTCGCTCGCGAGGAAGACGGGAACGGCAGGCACGAGCTGTGGCCCCATGGACTCCTCGTCGAGTCCCTCCATGCCGGGGAGGTCCTCTGTCATCCGGGTGAGCGCGGTCGGCCACATCGCGTTGACGCGCACGTCGTACTGGTGGAGTTCGCGCGCAGAGGTACGCATCAGTCCGAGGATGCCGGCCTTCGCGGCCGAGTAGTTCGACTGGCCGGGGTTGCCGGCTGCGACCCCGCTGGAGACGCAGGTGAGCGAGCGCTGGCGGTCGAATCCGTCCTCCGCCTTCGACCGCTCGCGCCAGTGGCGCGACACCGCCCGCACCAGCGAGAAGTGGCCCTTCAGGTGGACGTTGACGACGGCGTCCCACTCGGCTTCGTCCATGTTGAACACCATCGAATCACGGAGGATGCCGGCGAAGTTGATGACGCCGTGGACGGCTCCGTACTCGTCGACGGTGTCGGCGACGAGCCGTTCGGTGTATTCGAGGTCGCTCACGTCCCCGAAGTGGGCCATCGCCTCGCCGCCCGCATCCTCGATTCGTTCGACCGTCGATTCGGCCGGCTCCGGGTCCGTCCCCTCGCCGTCGACGGCCACGCCGAGGTCGTTCACCACGACCGTCGCCCCGTGGTCGGCCATCGCGACCGCCGTCTCCTCGCCTAATCCACCGCCCGCGCCGCAGACAATCTGTACTGTGTCCTCGAGCATCACACGCGACTACGAGTACGGGGTATATCAGTCCCCCCGGCGCGTCGCGCCACGACCGGCCAGTGTTGCAACGCTTATGTCCCGAGCCGACCAGCGGCCGGTGTGCGCGGTATCGTCCTCGGCGGCACGAGCTCCGGAACGGGAAAGACAGTCGCGACGCTCGCCGTGCTGCGTGCGCTCCAACGCGCGGGGAAGACGGTCCAGCCCGCGAAGGCCGGTCCCGACTTCATCGACCCGAGCCACCACGCCGCCGTCGCCGACAAGCCCTCACGGACCCTCGACCCGTGGCTGCAGGGAGCCGACGGGCTTCGTCGAACCTACGCCCGTGGGACCGGCGACGTGTGCGTCGTCGAGGGGATGATGGGGCTGTACGACGGCGACGTGGCCTCGACCGCCGACGTGGCCGCGACCCTCGGTTTGCCGGTCGTGCTCGTGGTCGATGCGTCGGCCGGAATGGAAAGCGTCGGCGCGACGGCGCTCGGCTTCCGCGAGTACGACGACCGCATCGACGTGGCCGGCGTCATCGCCCAGCGCGCCCACGGCGGTCGCCACGCCGAGGGGATTCGGGCGGCGCTTCCCGACGGCATCACCTACCTCGGGCGCGTCCCGCCGGACGACCGGCTCGCGATTCCAGACCGCCATCTCGGATTGGAACTCGGCTCCGAATCGCCCGTCCCGACCGAGGTGTTGGACGACGCCGCGAGCCATCTCGACACCGAGCGGCTGCTAAACGTGTGTCGCGAGCCGGAGCCGCCGGAGCGCCCGACGGGCAGCCGCGGTGCCGATGCGGTTGACGCGCGCGTCGCGATGGCGACCGGTCCGTCCTTCGCCTTCCGGTATCCGGCCACCGTCGAGCGGCTGCGCGAGCGCGCGACGCTCGTCACGTTCGACCCGCGTCACGACCCGCTGCCGGACTGCGACGGCGTCTATCTCCCCGGAGGGTACCCCGAACTGTACGCCGAAGCGCTCTCGGCGTCGGAGGCGCTCGGGACACTGGCCGACCGCGCAGCCGAGGGACTCCCCGTCTTCGGCGAGTGTGGTGGCCTGCTCGCGCTGGGCGAATCACTCCGCGTCGACGGCGAGACCCACGCGATGGCCGGCCAGCTCCCCATCGACGCCGAGATGCACGACCGGTATCAGGCCCTGGACCACGTCGAACTCGATGCGCGCCGGGACAGCCCGGTTGCGAGCGCGGGCGAGACGCTCCGAGGCCACGAGTTCCACTACTCAAGCGCGCGCCCGGCGAGCGATGCGCGGTTCGCCTTCGACGTGGCGCGAGGCGATGGCATCGACGGGAAGGACGGCGTGACCGAACACGCAACCCTCGGGACGTACTGCCACGTCCACGCCGAAAGCGGGGCGTTCGACTCATTTCTCGAGTCCGTCGCTGGCGAGTAGCGACCGGGTCGTCTCGGTTTCGTGGAGACCGCTCGTCCCGACGAACGGACTGATACCCACGGCGGGTAAACCAGGAGGACGAATGGGTGAACGCGACTTCGACACGGGACAGAGAGTACCGGTGGTCGGTATCGGCCCCGGGAGCGACGACTACCTGACCGTCGGCGGGCGGCGTGTGCTCCGTACGGCCGACGTGGTGGTCGGCTTCACGACCGTCCTCGACTGCGTTGATGAACACGTCGGCGAGCGTCTCGACTGCTCGTACGACGACCAGACCGAACGGCTTGCCGAGTTCGGCGAGCGCGTCCGGGACGGCGAGTTGGGGGTCGCGGTTGCGATGGGCGACCCGAACTGCTCGGGAGGACAGTTCGTCGACAGAGTGCGCGCGGCGGTCGGCGAGGTTCGGGTCTGTCCGGGCGTCTCGTCGACGCAGGTGGCTGCCGCCCGCGCCGGCGTCGCGTACGACGAGGCCGCAATCGAGAGTCTCCACAAGCGCGGTGACTGCGCCGCCGAACGCGACCGACTCCGGGCCGCGCTCCCGGAGCGCGCGCTCATCGTGCTTCCGCTTCCGTGGCAGACGATGCCGGAAGATATCGCCCGCGACCTGCTTGCGTCACATCCAGAGGCCGGCGACCGCCGAGCGGTCGTCTGTGAGTCGGTGACGCTTCCCGGGGAGACGCTGACCCGGACGACGCTCGCCGAACTTGCCGACGGAGCGGACGGCGAGTCGGCATTCTCTGATTTATCGGTGCTCGTGGTGCAGCCACCCTAGTTCGCGGCGAGATAGCAGACGCCGAGCAGACACAGTGCCGGGTGCGCGACCGCCACCCGCCGGCGGGCCGCGACCAGTCCGAACGCCTCGTGGAATCCCCGGTTCTCGCGCGTGGCAATCACCGTCGCCGCGACTGCCGTGCTTCTG
This portion of the Halosegnis longus genome encodes:
- a CDS encoding ABC transporter substrate-binding protein, with amino-acid sequence MDQTDIVSRRTLLGTGAATAAGLLAGCSGRSSGGTQTDESATDAAEPTATATPEQHSVTMAPVGTVEFDEVPERWVPFTGDYADMGVALGQADGLAGIGVPARYGSHLYEELPGVSVDTDAMTALYSEGTDKETFYSIDADVHVIDPNFAINRLGWSQGDVDELADNVGPFVGNTGFTHVYDWHDDYRYYSMYETLEVLAELFDERARYEAFAAYHDEILADVESRLPEARPDIALLYPAGVPPEGFYPYLVGEGTTSKQWRDLGVGDALAADGITDAQAGGGTIDFETLLDIDPDALAIRLQGEVSETYFDEEIRTPLEEHDVASDLTAVQNDRVIYAGLTYQGPIIHLFQLEAAAQGLYPEEFGGEQLFDRERVADIVTGEFDG
- a CDS encoding thioredoxin reductase: MAEADHDVVVVGGGPSGTGAAVFTARYGLDTVVYDRGNAALARAAYVENYPGFPEGIDPATLTQLFHDHLDVAGARRIPDLVESVKRVDGEREGDPARFRVTPADGEAVTARYVVAAAWYDGSYLRPLDASMFETETHHGEEREQLDRDVADDDGTTHIPGLYIAAPTDGRNAQAIVAAGHGAHVARTLIAAEREAEGLSGGLVPEYDWVRPGSTFSGEWADRDRWREWVANERGEDDLSEERAVELRERYIDRAFASSLTDEAVESRKRAGVAALVDRLDTDAVLDAVDDDAIAAYLAEDATADD
- a CDS encoding NAD(P)/FAD-dependent oxidoreductase is translated as MTDVVVIGGGPAGLSAALFTAKNGLETTVFDTDGTWMHKAHLFNYPGIGSVDGSNLLDTMREQVDDFGVDRKQGVEVTDVAATDGGFAVTADEESYDADYVVLATGANRDLAEGLDCAFTDEDIVDVDVTMETSVEDAYATGGMVRAEEWQAVISAGDGAAAALNILTKEKGEHYHDFDVPSDAEAVFGSMVDEE
- a CDS encoding helix-turn-helix transcriptional regulator, which translates into the protein MTEPLEAIEFLARSPNRVAVLRAVADAPHSRRDLREATGASQPTLTRIIRDFEEHDWIRRTDEGYVATPLGGLLADGFADLLTVVETEQHLRDVAPWLPTDDLDIDLTALHDATITRPTTTDPSGPLKRALELTADARQHRILSYALNRDMVERLHAATVEGTQQFEAVVTDATIEPLRDAPALWAKFRAVADSDSVSIRVADQPVSFAMGVADDTVYFLLRDDGEVLRALVESEDGRVLGWAHDTFERYWATASPLDV
- a CDS encoding universal stress protein, with the translated sequence MSVFPQSSADSPQKSVSGPSAPGVFDRIVLAVDEDTDETVAETAVALAAAHDATLDVLSVVRMWSTVDNWDAAVERREASAERALDVAGEIAAGSGVEVRKRLRYGTPAEEIGLYAEGNEADIVVAGEPSRGRLGRLFSGRATMGDVRRAVSMPVMTVPSV
- a CDS encoding outer membrane protein assembly factor BamB family protein, encoding MRRRTTAAVVTICAMLGALALFGLVAGPSGQLTSEWVSDTPRENSVNHHAVGVGPDSDVVLAPVAEVPRDEVTMTRTSCSLVRLAPDDGTTSWQTEMPPEDCVTHALTEPAIGDIDRDGAMEALIATTENALIAYETDSGSEQWRVPLDTFGYGRPTIADLSLGPGPEVVASDIGGDVVAVHGNGTVAWRQSLNETGWERTTVWQSPTVADYDADGDSEILLGSNSGPVLLSATGAIEWQREGGATYTATAQTDDDPAMELFTADTDGVRAYDGRTGALDWEREFTDARIRTATDGDGDGRVELYVGRLGGEVVALDAQTGETEWTTALTDADDTIVPPPVLGDVDGDGDHEVVTALNDGTVAVLGPETGTQLALYERPVPLWTFPTVADLDDDGAAEVLARYGDGRVVALSYESREGPFGL
- a CDS encoding hemolysin family protein; the encoded protein is MNATEIGIRLAAGVGLILLNGFFVAIEFALTRARQFDRDEFVDGSAALERAWEMTQELELYLTTCQVGITASSIAVGIVAEPALAALFEPLFAGSRLATIGAGALIGYFIINLVHLTHGEQTPTYLGVERSRFVCRWGARPLHWFYVLISPIITLGDAVAKWTLRLFGIEMTGAWLETEEDALESRAQLRTRLSDLLEEGELTRERREEVLGALDADERPISDIVVDREDIVALSTTASPAENFERIRDTPHTRFPLVDGDLDSFEGVVYAPSIIDNYESLKDGSVAFADIAAPSMTLPASTTISDAFDQFQAEQQELALVVYDGEVVGLLTATDALEAIMGDIEDPLDPDSSSQ
- a CDS encoding SDR family NAD(P)-dependent oxidoreductase, which encodes MLEDTVQIVCGAGGGLGEETAVAMADHGATVVVNDLGVAVDGEGTDPEPAESTVERIEDAGGEAMAHFGDVSDLEYTERLVADTVDEYGAVHGVINFAGILRDSMVFNMDEAEWDAVVNVHLKGHFSLVRAVSRHWRERSKAEDGFDRQRSLTCVSSGVAAGNPGQSNYSAAKAGILGLMRTSARELHQYDVRVNAMWPTALTRMTEDLPGMEGLDEESMGPQLVPAVPVFLASEAATDVNGVTLAIAGGNLSIVSDPERERTLSKDIDAEGRWTPEEIESRWEELTDGFETMRMDPGY
- a CDS encoding cobyrinic acid a,c-diamide synthase, giving the protein MRGIVLGGTSSGTGKTVATLAVLRALQRAGKTVQPAKAGPDFIDPSHHAAVADKPSRTLDPWLQGADGLRRTYARGTGDVCVVEGMMGLYDGDVASTADVAATLGLPVVLVVDASAGMESVGATALGFREYDDRIDVAGVIAQRAHGGRHAEGIRAALPDGITYLGRVPPDDRLAIPDRHLGLELGSESPVPTEVLDDAASHLDTERLLNVCREPEPPERPTGSRGADAVDARVAMATGPSFAFRYPATVERLRERATLVTFDPRHDPLPDCDGVYLPGGYPELYAEALSASEALGTLADRAAEGLPVFGECGGLLALGESLRVDGETHAMAGQLPIDAEMHDRYQALDHVELDARRDSPVASAGETLRGHEFHYSSARPASDARFAFDVARGDGIDGKDGVTEHATLGTYCHVHAESGAFDSFLESVAGE
- the cbiE gene encoding precorrin-6y C5,15-methyltransferase (decarboxylating) subunit CbiE, which translates into the protein MGERDFDTGQRVPVVGIGPGSDDYLTVGGRRVLRTADVVVGFTTVLDCVDEHVGERLDCSYDDQTERLAEFGERVRDGELGVAVAMGDPNCSGGQFVDRVRAAVGEVRVCPGVSSTQVAAARAGVAYDEAAIESLHKRGDCAAERDRLRAALPERALIVLPLPWQTMPEDIARDLLASHPEAGDRRAVVCESVTLPGETLTRTTLAELADGADGESAFSDLSVLVVQPP